Proteins from a genomic interval of Panthera tigris isolate Pti1 chromosome A2, P.tigris_Pti1_mat1.1, whole genome shotgun sequence:
- the POT1 gene encoding protection of telomeres protein 1 isoform X3: MVEALRVWASTHISPSSTLVKLCDVQPLQYFDLTCQLLGKAEVDGASFLLKVWDGTRTPFPSWRVLIEDLALEGDLSHIHQLQNLTIDILVYDNHVQVAKFLKVGSFLRIYSLHTKLQSVNLENQATLLALEFHLHGGTSYGRGIRVLPESNSDVDQLKKVLESADLTAGQCFDGICQSEHEDSFRSLSSSGSVSLYEVERCQQLSATILTDHHYLEKTPLCAILKQKAPQQYRIRAKLRSYKPRSLLQSVKLHCPKCHALQEVPHEGDLDIILQEGATKIPDTKLQNTSLYDSKMWTTKDQGERKVAVHFVKNNGILPLSSDCLILIEGGTLGEIYKLANKFHSVIPVRSGYEDLEVLDLSVPFLIQGKVHHYGCKQCSTLRPIQNLNSLVDKTPWIPSSVAEVLGIVPLQHVFVMTFILDDGTGVLEAYLMDSDKFFQIPASEILINDDLQQSMEMIMGMFCPSGTKIDAYPWLECLIKSYNVTSGTEQQICYQIFDTTVAEDLI; this comes from the exons GTATGGGATGGCACCAGGACCCCATTCCCATCTTGGAGAGTCTTGATAGAAGACCTTGCACTTGAAGGAGATTTAAGTCACATCCATCAGCTACAGAATCTAACAATAGACATTTTAGTCTATGATAATCATGTTCAAGTGGCAAAATTTCTGAAG gTTGGAAGCTTTCTTAGAATTTATAGCCTCCATACCAAACTTCAATCAGTGAATTTGGAGAACCAAGCAACATTGTTAGCTCTAGAGTTTCATCTCCATGGGGGTACCAGTTATGGCCGGGGAATCAGAGTCTTGCCAGAAAGTAACTCTGATGTGGATCAACTGAAAAA GGTTTTAGAATCTGCAGATTTGACAGCCGGTCAGTGTTTTGATGGTATATGTCAGTCAGAACATGAGGACAGCTTTCGGTCTCTTTCAA gCTCTGGATCAGTATCACTGTATGAGGTAGAAAGATGTCAGCAACTATCAGCTACAA tacttACAGATCATCACTATTTGGAGAAAACCCCACTATGTgctattttgaaacaaaaagcTCCTCAACAGTATCGTATTCGAGCAAAATTAAGGTCATATAAGCCCAGAAGTCTCCTTCAGTCTGTTAAACTTCACTGTCCTAAATGTCATGCACT GCAAGAAGTTCCACATGAGGGTGATTTGGATATAATTTTACAAGAGGGTGCAACTAAAATCCCAGATACTAAACTACAAAATACATCATTATATGATTCTAAAATGTGGACCACTAAAGATCAAGGAGAACGAAAAGTAGCTgttcattttgtgaaaaataatggTATTCTCCCACTTTCAAGTGACTGTCTGATTTTGATAGAAG GAGGAACACTCGGTGAAATCTACAAACTCGCAAATAAGTTTCATAGTGTAATTCCTGTGAGATCTGGCTATGAAGACCTGGAAGTCCTTGATCTTTCAGTACCATTCCTTATACAAGGAAAAGTACATCACTATGG atgtaaaCAGTGTTCTACTTTGAgaccaatacaaaatctaaattCTCTGGTTGATAAAACACCTTGGATTCCTTCTTCTGTGGCAGAAG TGCTGGGTATTGTACCCCTTCAACATGTGTTTGTGATGACATTTATTCTTGATGATGGAACAGGGGTACTGGAAGCTTATCTCATGGATTCT gacaaattCTTCCAGATCCCAGCGTCAGAAATCCTCATCAATGATGACCTGCAGCAAAGTATGGAAATGATCATGGGCATGTTTTGTCCTTCAGGAACAAAAATTG atgCATACCCATGGTTGGAGTGCCTCATCAAGTCGTATAATGTCACAAGCGGAACAGAGCAGCAGATTTGCTATCAGATTTTTGACACCACAGTTGCGGAAGATCTAATCTAA